In a genomic window of Lonchura striata isolate bLonStr1 chromosome 4, bLonStr1.mat, whole genome shotgun sequence:
- the POMK gene encoding protein O-mannose kinase, producing MEKKPHFVRREFLPREVSSISLALLLAAVLLLNALLYLYLNTFSSSLGRVETDSGLCPFGHFKFGAVKNCSPWLSCDAINREVRKLKCVGEGAVKKVFLSEWKEKKVVLSQLTNSELKEDFLHGLKMLKALQSKHVVRLLGYCEQQFTILTEYHPLGSLRSLNETLHVPKYKGMNTWHRRLMLAIDYVSVIRYLHSSPLGTLVMCDSNDLDKVLSQYLLTSDFHVLVNDLDALPLVNRSAGRLVKCGHRELRGEFVAPEQRWPYGEDVPFEDDLMPPYDEKTDIWKIPDVSNFFLGHVEGSDIVRLHLFDIHAACKKKDPAERPSAQEVLDTYRKVLTLLIREAAMPGTREML from the exons ATGGAAAAGAAACCGCATTTCGTTAGGAGGGAGTTTCTTCCCAGAGAGGTGTCATCCATCTCGCTGGCGTTACTGCTTGCGGCCGTCCTACTCCTTAATGCCCTTCTCTACCTGTATCTCAACACGTTTTCCAGCTCTCTGGGACGTGTCGAAACTGACTCTGGCCTCTGTCCTTTTGGGCATTTCAAATTCGGAGCGGTGAAGAATTGTTCCCCGTGGCTTTCCTGCGATGCCATAAATAGGGAAGTCAGGAAGCTCAAGTGTGTTGGTGAAGGTGCTGTGAAAAAG GTCTTCCTTTCTgagtggaaggaaaagaaagtggTCCTTTCACAGCTCACCAACTCAGAGCTGAAGGAGGACTTTCTCCATGGACTGAAGATGCTGAAAGCCCTTCAGAGCAAACATGTTGTCCGGCTGCTTGGCTACTGTGAGCAGCAGTTCACGATCCTCACTGAGTACCATCCTCTTGGTTCACTGAGAAGCCTGAATGAAACTCTCCACGTTCCCAAGTACAAGGGCATGAACACCTGGCATCGCAGGCTGATGCTTGCTATAGACTACGTGAGTGTCATTCGGTACCTGCACAGCAGCCCCCTGGGCACCTTAGTGATGTGTGACTCGAATGACCTGGACAAGGTTCTCTCCCAGTACCTCCTGACAAGTGACTTTCACGTTCTGGTGAATGATTTGGACGCTTTGCCTCTTGTGAACAGGAGTGCTGGCAGGCTGGTGAAGTGTGGTCACAGGGAGCTCCGGGGTGAGTTTGTAGCTCCTGAGCAGCGTTGGCCCTATGGAGAAGATGTGCCCTTTGAAGATGACCTCATGCCTCCCTATGATGAGAAAACGGACATCTGGAAAATCCCAGATGTCTCCAATTTTTTCTTGGGCCACGTTGAAGGAAGTGACATTGTACGACTGCATCTGTTTGACATCCATGCAGCGTGTAAGAAGAAGGACCCGGCAGAACGGCCCTCTGCCCAAGAGGTCTTAGACACCTACAGGAAAGTTTTAACTCTGCTTATTCGGGAGGCAGCCATGCCTGGTACTAGAGAAATGTTATAG